A single window of Melospiza georgiana isolate bMelGeo1 chromosome 6, bMelGeo1.pri, whole genome shotgun sequence DNA harbors:
- the LOC131084956 gene encoding trichohyalin-like gives MVHLNKAICKDLISSGDHKTEESDVAWDGQDQSLLAGPEAEPPPLPLEPGRAGTSGALPSGERAGREWGESGERAERERRENEERERGESGERAGRERRESGERAERERRENEERERGESGEREERERGENGKRAKRERRESGERARREREERGERAERERRESGERAERERGESGESGESEERAERERGESGERAERAERAGRERRESGERAERERRESGERAERAGRERRESGESGESGERAERERRERRERGESGERAGRERGESGERAGRAERERRERGESGERAGRERRERGESGESGESGERAERAERERGESGERAERAERAGRERRERRESGERAGRERRERGERGESGESGESGERAERAGRAGRAGSARSRPRRAAPAARRTQRPRREVFYESGTAKICIYPETPFSECGGGSTKAWQSGHERSAALSETREGPQARRPRERCPGPEGAAAAGPGLGGASGGLGGAALPRAPG, from the exons ATGGTCCATCTAAACAAAGCTATCTGTAAAGATCTTATTAGCAGTGGGGACCATAAAACTGAAGAGTCTGACGTGGCATGGGATGGACAGGATCAG AGCCTCCTGGCTGGTCCCGaggcggagccgccgccgctgcctctggagccgggcagggcagggacgaGCGGCGCGCTCCCGAGCGGGGAGAGAGCGGGAAGAGAGTGGGGAGAGAGCGGGGAGAGAGCGGAGAGAGAGCGGAGAGAGAACGAGGAGAGAGAGCGGGGAGAGAGCGGGGAGAGAGcggggagagagaggagagagagcgGGGAGAGAGCGGAGAGAGAGCGGAGAGAGAACGAGGAGAGAGAGCGGGGAGAGAGcggggagagagaggagagagagcgGGGAGAGAATGGGAAGAGAGCGAAGAGAGAGCGGAGAGAGAGCGGAGAGAGAGCGAGGAGAGAACgggaagagagaggagagagagcgGAGAGAGAGCGGAGAGAGAGCGGGGAGAGAGCGGAGAGAGAGCGGGGAGAGAGCGGAGAGAGCGGAGAGAGCGAAGAGAGAGCGGAGAGAGAGCGGGGAGAGAGCGGGGAGAGAGCGGAGAGAGCGGAGAGAGCGGGGAGAGAGCGGAGAGAGAGCGGGGAGAGAGCGGAGAGAGAGCGGAGAGAGAGCGGGGAGAGAGCGGAGAGAGCGGGGAGAGAGCGGAGAGAGAGCGGAGAGAGCGGAGAGAGCGGGGAGAGAGCGGAGAGAGAGCGGAGAGAGCGGAGAGAGCGGGGAGAGAGCGGAGAGAGAGCGGGGAGAGAGCGGGGAGAGAGCGGAGAGAGAGCGGGGAGAGCGGAGAGAGAGCGGAGAGAGCGGGGAGAGAGCGGGGAGAGAGCGGGGAGAGAGCGGAGAGAGCGGGGAGAGAGCGGAGAGAGCGGAGAGAGCGGGGAGAGAGCGGAGAGAGCGGAGAGAGAGCGGGGAGAGAGCGGGGAGAGAGCGGAGAGAGCGGAGAGAGCGGGGAGAGAGCGGAGAGAGCGGAGAGAGAGCGGGGAGAGAGCGGGGAGAGAGCGGAGAGAGCGGGGAGAGCGGGGAGAGAGCGGAGAGAGCGGAGAGAGCGGGGAGAGAGCGGAGAGAGCGGGGAGAGCGGGGAGAGCGGGCAGTGCCCGCAGCCGCCCCCGCCGAGCTGCCCCGGCAGCACGCCGCACTCAGAGACCGCGACGTGAAGTGTTTTATGAGTCGGGCACTG CAAAAATTTGTATATATCCTGAAACACCATTTTCGGAATGTGGGGGAGGTTCTACAAA GGCCTGGCAGAGCGGCCATGAAAGGAGCGCGGCCCTGAGCGAGACCCGTGAGGGCCCGCAGGCCCGGCGCCCCCGggagcgctgcccgggccccgAGGGCGCGGCCGCGGCGGGACCGGGCCTCGGAGGGGCCTCGGGGGGCCTCGGAGGGGCCGCGCTCCCTCGGGCTCCCGGGTGA